The Thermus brockianus genome window below encodes:
- the rplJ gene encoding 50S ribosomal protein L10, with product MPNKRNVELLAALKENLEQAKGSFFLVNYQGLSAKETHALRQALKEKGARLFVAKNTLIRIALEELGLPKLDGLQGPSAVVFYQDPVAAAKALVEFSKKNPKGIPEAKGGLLQGQVLSAKDVAALAELPTMDELRAELVGVLQAPMAELVGVLGGVARELVGILEAYAEKKAA from the coding sequence GTGCCAAACAAGCGCAACGTTGAGCTTCTTGCCGCCCTCAAGGAAAACCTTGAGCAGGCGAAAGGCTCCTTCTTCCTCGTGAACTACCAGGGGCTTTCCGCCAAGGAAACCCACGCCCTGCGCCAGGCGCTTAAGGAGAAGGGGGCACGGCTCTTCGTGGCCAAGAACACCCTGATCCGCATCGCCTTGGAGGAGCTTGGCCTACCCAAACTGGATGGGCTTCAGGGGCCGAGCGCCGTGGTCTTCTACCAGGACCCGGTGGCGGCGGCCAAGGCCCTGGTGGAGTTCTCCAAGAAGAACCCCAAGGGCATTCCCGAGGCGAAGGGCGGCCTTCTGCAGGGCCAGGTGCTTTCGGCCAAGGACGTGGCGGCCCTGGCGGAGCTTCCCACCATGGACGAGCTCCGGGCGGAACTGGTGGGCGTCCTGCAGGCGCCCATGGCCGAGCTCGTGGGCGTCCTGGGGGGCGTGGCCCGGGAACTGGTAGGCATCTTGGAAGCGTACGCGGAGAAGAAGGCGGCGTAG
- the rplL gene encoding 50S ribosomal protein L7/L12: protein MALDIERIKEELSQATVLELKQLIDVLKEAWGVTAAAPVAVAAAPAQAAAAAPAEEKTEFDVILKDAGAKKLEVIKELRAITGLGLKEAKDLAEKGGPIKEGIPKAEAEEIKKKLEAVGAVVELK from the coding sequence ATGGCTTTGGACATTGAACGCATCAAGGAAGAGCTTTCCCAGGCGACGGTTTTGGAACTCAAGCAGCTCATTGACGTCCTCAAGGAGGCTTGGGGCGTGACCGCTGCGGCCCCCGTGGCCGTGGCCGCGGCCCCCGCCCAGGCGGCGGCCGCTGCCCCCGCCGAGGAGAAGACCGAGTTTGACGTGATCCTCAAGGACGCCGGGGCCAAGAAGCTGGAGGTCATCAAGGAGCTTCGTGCCATCACCGGCTTGGGCCTCAAGGAGGCCAAGGACCTGGCGGAGAAGGGCGGCCCCATCAAGGAGGGCATCCCCAAGGCCGAGGCGGAGGAGATCAAGAAGAAGCTCGAGGCCGTGGGCGCGGTGGTGGAGCTGAAGTAA
- a CDS encoding UbiX family flavin prenyltransferase has protein sequence MEPPRVVVGISGASGMPYALDLLEALQGLAEVHLVLSQGAKRVLWEEMGLSPKDLYPLASRVYKDGDLGAPIASGSFPTRGMVVVPCSATTLAKVAWGLADTLLTRAAYVHLKERRPLILVPRETPLPLPTLRAMVQAAEAGAVVLPASPGFYHRPKEVKDLLGFITQRILDHLGLKAERAPRWGET, from the coding sequence ATGGAACCTCCCCGGGTGGTGGTGGGGATTTCGGGGGCGAGCGGGATGCCCTACGCCTTGGACCTCCTGGAAGCCCTCCAGGGCCTTGCTGAGGTGCACCTGGTGCTCTCCCAGGGGGCCAAGCGGGTGCTTTGGGAGGAGATGGGCCTAAGCCCCAAGGACCTTTACCCCTTGGCAAGCCGGGTGTACAAGGACGGGGACCTGGGCGCCCCCATCGCCTCGGGTTCCTTCCCCACCCGGGGGATGGTGGTGGTGCCCTGCTCTGCCACCACCCTGGCCAAGGTGGCCTGGGGCCTCGCCGATACCCTCCTCACCCGTGCGGCCTATGTTCACCTTAAGGAACGGAGGCCCCTCATCCTGGTGCCCCGGGAAACCCCCCTGCCCCTGCCCACCCTAAGGGCCATGGTCCAGGCGGCCGAGGCGGGGGCGGTGGTGCTTCCGGCAAGCCCCGGCTTCTACCACCGGCCCAAGGAGGTCAAGGACCTTCTGGGCTTCATCACCCAGCGCATCCTGGACCACCTGGGCCTGAAGGCCGAGCGCGCCCCCCGCTGGGGCGAAACCTGA